Proteins from one Listeria innocua genomic window:
- the glyQ gene encoding glycine--tRNA ligase subunit alpha — MNLQTMIRTLQDYWSEQGCIMLQSYDVEKGAGTMSPYTFLKAIGPEPWKAGYVEPSRRPADGRYGENPNRLFQHHQFQVVMKPSPDNIQELYLGSLEKLGINPLEHDIRFVEDNWENPSLGCAGLGWEVWLDGMEITQFTYFQQVGGLECFPVTSEITYGVERLASYIQDKENVFDLEWTEGISYRDIFFQAEFENSKYAFETSNTDMLLTLFDTYEREAARQMQEGLVFPAYDYVLKCSHTFNLLDARGVVSVTERAQYIGRIRNLARRIAKTFYESREKLGFPLVKEEGGKRHE; from the coding sequence ATGAATTTACAAACAATGATTAGAACGTTACAAGATTATTGGTCCGAACAAGGTTGTATTATGTTGCAATCGTATGATGTGGAAAAAGGTGCTGGTACAATGAGCCCTTATACTTTCTTAAAAGCAATTGGTCCAGAACCTTGGAAAGCAGGTTATGTGGAGCCTTCTCGTCGTCCAGCAGATGGCCGTTACGGAGAAAACCCAAACAGATTATTCCAACATCATCAATTTCAAGTAGTGATGAAACCTTCTCCTGACAACATTCAAGAGCTTTACCTTGGCTCATTAGAAAAATTAGGAATTAACCCGTTAGAACATGATATTCGTTTTGTGGAAGATAACTGGGAAAACCCTTCGTTAGGATGCGCAGGACTTGGATGGGAAGTATGGTTAGATGGGATGGAAATCACTCAATTTACTTATTTCCAACAAGTAGGCGGCTTAGAATGTTTCCCAGTTACATCTGAAATTACTTATGGTGTGGAACGTTTAGCAAGCTATATTCAAGATAAAGAAAATGTATTTGATTTAGAATGGACAGAAGGTATTAGCTATCGCGATATTTTCTTCCAAGCAGAATTCGAAAACTCCAAATATGCCTTTGAAACTTCTAATACAGATATGCTATTAACTCTTTTTGACACATATGAAAGAGAAGCAGCTCGTCAAATGCAAGAAGGACTAGTTTTCCCAGCGTATGACTATGTATTAAAATGTTCGCATACCTTTAACTTACTAGATGCTCGCGGCGTTGTTTCAGTAACTGAACGCGCTCAGTATATCGGTCGTATCAGAAACTTAGCAAGACGTATCGCCAAAACATTTTATGAATCACGAGAAAAACTTGGCTTCCCATTAGTCAAAGAAGAGGGAGGAAAACGTCATGAGTAA
- the recO gene encoding DNA repair protein RecO yields the protein MEKCEGIVIRQTSYRESDKIVRMYTREFGKIGVVARGAKKTKSRLAAVTQLFTNGYFTFFGGNGLGTLQQGEVIENFSSIQQDIFMTAYATYVCELLDKATEERQPNPYLYELTFQILRDIDEGYDPQILTQIYEMKMLPVLGLYPTMDKCAICGETTGHFDFSTRSNGIICHRCFDKDRYRMHLPENVVKLLRLFFIFQLDRLGNIDVKQETKEWLQKAIDTYYDEYSGLYLKSRKFLRDMDKWENMLKKDSDD from the coding sequence ATGGAAAAATGCGAAGGAATCGTGATACGACAGACGAGTTATCGTGAATCAGATAAAATAGTCCGCATGTATACACGTGAATTTGGAAAAATTGGTGTGGTTGCTCGTGGCGCAAAAAAAACCAAAAGTAGATTAGCTGCTGTAACACAATTATTTACAAATGGATACTTCACTTTTTTTGGAGGAAACGGGCTTGGTACGCTTCAACAAGGAGAAGTTATCGAAAATTTTTCTTCCATTCAACAAGATATTTTTATGACGGCTTATGCCACTTATGTATGCGAGTTATTGGATAAAGCAACCGAAGAACGCCAGCCAAATCCATATTTATATGAGCTAACTTTTCAAATTTTACGTGACATTGATGAAGGATATGATCCGCAAATTCTAACCCAAATTTATGAAATGAAAATGTTACCTGTGTTAGGACTTTACCCAACTATGGATAAATGCGCTATTTGCGGGGAGACGACAGGACATTTTGATTTTTCAACAAGAAGTAACGGAATTATTTGCCATCGCTGCTTTGATAAAGACCGCTACCGGATGCATTTACCGGAAAACGTAGTAAAACTTTTAAGGCTATTTTTTATATTTCAATTAGACCGATTAGGCAATATTGATGTGAAACAAGAAACAAAAGAATGGCTCCAAAAAGCTATTGATACTTATTACGACGAATATTCTGGTTTATATTTAAAAAGCAGGAAATTTTTACGTGATATGGATAAATGGGAAAATATGTTAAAAAAAGATAGCGATGATTGA
- a CDS encoding DUF4352 domain-containing protein, protein MDMLLILLISLFILTFIGVVVGIILLIVRKERWAGIIVAGLSFGIGFYVLLAGLNLATVSLLQGFNNPFSFYGGSGTDVYTNDYAESYDEDYYNDYTDVDYGEPVVLENDSTITVYKPEVSQKNDGYDIYKVKVKFENTGTDPLPFYSEDISLYDDAAEDYGQQITEDSFTGDVQPGETKELTLYYEVYNFGPYSIEYDNYSWTE, encoded by the coding sequence ATGGATATGTTACTTATATTATTGATCAGCTTGTTTATACTCACATTCATAGGTGTAGTTGTGGGAATTATTTTGCTTATTGTTAGAAAGGAAAGATGGGCCGGCATTATTGTCGCTGGATTATCATTTGGTATTGGTTTTTATGTATTGTTAGCTGGGTTAAACTTAGCAACAGTTAGTTTACTTCAAGGCTTTAATAATCCATTTTCTTTTTACGGTGGTAGTGGTACCGATGTTTATACTAATGATTATGCAGAAAGCTATGACGAAGATTATTATAATGATTATACGGATGTAGATTATGGTGAGCCTGTTGTTTTAGAAAATGACAGCACTATAACTGTTTATAAACCTGAAGTGTCTCAAAAGAATGATGGTTATGATATTTATAAAGTCAAAGTGAAATTTGAAAATACGGGCACTGACCCTCTTCCGTTTTATTCAGAGGATATCTCGTTGTACGATGATGCAGCGGAAGATTATGGACAACAAATTACCGAAGATAGTTTCACTGGGGATGTTCAGCCAGGTGAAACGAAAGAATTAACACTTTATTATGAAGTATATAATTTTGGTCCTTATAGTATAGAGTATGACAATTATAGCTGGACTGAATAA
- the era gene encoding GTPase Era, translating to MSEPFKSGFVAIVGRPNVGKSTLLNHIIGQKIAIMSDKAQTTRNKVQGVFTTDESQIIFIDTPGIHKPKHKLGDFMVKIALNTFQEVDLIYFVIDASTGFGRGDEFIIEKLKNVQTPVFLLINKIDLISPEDLIKLIEQYRELMDFEEIIPISALEGNNVPNLLEQTNANLEIGPMYYPKDQITDHPERFIISELIREQVLQLTREEVPHSVAVVIEGIEKNPKTEKLTINATIIVERSTQKGIIIGKQGQMLKQIGMRARKEIESLLGSKVFLEIWVKVQKNWRDKEHYLHDYGFDREEY from the coding sequence ATGAGTGAACCATTTAAATCAGGATTTGTCGCTATAGTTGGGCGACCGAACGTTGGTAAATCAACTTTATTAAACCATATTATTGGTCAAAAAATTGCGATTATGAGTGATAAAGCGCAAACAACTAGAAATAAAGTTCAAGGCGTATTTACAACAGACGAATCACAAATTATTTTCATCGATACACCAGGAATACATAAACCAAAACATAAATTAGGCGACTTTATGGTGAAAATCGCCTTAAACACATTTCAAGAAGTAGACTTGATTTATTTTGTTATCGACGCTTCCACCGGTTTTGGCCGCGGGGATGAATTTATCATTGAAAAGCTTAAAAACGTCCAAACACCTGTATTTCTTTTAATTAATAAAATTGACTTAATTTCCCCAGAAGATTTAATAAAACTTATTGAACAGTACCGGGAACTTATGGATTTTGAAGAAATAATTCCGATTTCTGCGCTCGAGGGAAACAATGTTCCTAATTTATTAGAACAAACGAATGCTAACCTTGAAATCGGCCCAATGTATTATCCAAAAGATCAAATTACCGATCACCCAGAACGCTTTATTATTTCTGAATTAATTCGTGAGCAAGTGTTACAATTAACGCGTGAAGAAGTACCGCATTCTGTTGCTGTAGTTATTGAAGGTATTGAAAAAAATCCTAAAACAGAAAAACTAACTATTAATGCAACTATTATTGTGGAGAGAAGTACACAAAAAGGCATTATTATTGGTAAACAAGGCCAAATGCTTAAGCAAATTGGTATGCGAGCAAGGAAAGAAATTGAAAGTTTGCTCGGCTCCAAAGTATTCTTAGAAATTTGGGTAAAAGTTCAAAAAAATTGGCGTGACAAAGAACATTATTTACATGATTATGGTTTTGACCGCGAAGAATATTAA
- a CDS encoding cytidine deaminase — MKENNFISLAKQAREFAYVPYSKFPVGAALVTKDDEVVLGCNIENASFGLTNCAERTAIFKAVSEGKRDFKQLVVVADTEGPVSPCGACRQVISEFCAPDMPVILTNLTGKTATVTVKDLLPGAFTSEDML, encoded by the coding sequence ATGAAAGAAAATAATTTTATCTCACTCGCTAAACAAGCAAGAGAATTTGCGTATGTTCCTTACTCGAAATTTCCAGTTGGAGCAGCTCTTGTAACGAAAGATGATGAAGTCGTGTTAGGTTGTAATATCGAAAATGCTTCTTTCGGCTTAACAAACTGTGCTGAACGGACAGCAATTTTCAAAGCTGTATCTGAAGGAAAAAGAGATTTTAAACAATTAGTTGTAGTAGCAGATACAGAGGGACCTGTATCGCCTTGCGGGGCTTGCAGACAAGTTATTAGTGAATTTTGTGCGCCAGATATGCCAGTAATTTTAACAAACTTAACAGGAAAAACAGCGACGGTAACTGTGAAAGACCTTTTACCAGGCGCATTCACATCGGAGGATATGTTATGA
- a CDS encoding diacylglycerol kinase family protein has protein sequence MLMDSKDRKYKRSKNYAESFQHAFTGLKTAFLEERNMRFHTFAALAVVICGFFFHVTRSEWILLILSIFGVLTLEMVNTAIERAVDVATEQYIDEAKKAKDVAAGAVLLAAIVASFIGLIIFIPYFCQMFL, from the coding sequence ATGCTTATGGACTCGAAAGATAGAAAGTATAAACGTAGTAAAAACTATGCAGAGTCCTTTCAGCACGCTTTTACCGGACTGAAAACTGCTTTTTTAGAAGAACGAAATATGAGGTTTCATACATTTGCGGCACTTGCGGTAGTTATTTGTGGCTTTTTCTTTCATGTGACTAGATCTGAATGGATTTTATTAATTCTATCTATTTTTGGTGTATTAACGTTAGAAATGGTCAATACAGCGATTGAAAGAGCCGTGGATGTTGCGACAGAGCAATACATTGATGAAGCGAAAAAAGCAAAAGATGTTGCTGCTGGTGCAGTCTTACTTGCGGCAATTGTGGCAAGTTTTATCGGACTAATTATATTCATACCATACTTTTGTCAGATGTTTTTATAA
- the ybeY gene encoding rRNA maturation RNase YbeY, which yields MTVLEIDLLDETNNLPDEDKQLVENILQFAAGYLKIEEGTELSLTFTTNEGIQEINREYRNKDQATDVISFALEEMGDGETEIDWGDFDLETPRMLGDIIISTEKAEEQAKDYGHTKARELGFLAVHGLLHLLGYDHMEPDEEKVMFGLQKEVLDAYGLER from the coding sequence ATGACGGTCTTAGAAATAGACTTACTGGATGAAACAAATAATTTACCAGATGAAGATAAACAGCTAGTTGAAAACATTCTGCAATTTGCAGCCGGTTATTTAAAAATCGAGGAAGGCACTGAACTCTCTCTTACATTTACGACAAACGAAGGCATTCAAGAGATAAATCGAGAGTATCGCAATAAAGACCAAGCAACAGATGTTATTTCGTTTGCGCTAGAAGAAATGGGCGACGGCGAAACAGAAATTGATTGGGGAGATTTTGACCTCGAGACTCCACGAATGCTCGGTGATATTATCATTTCAACTGAAAAAGCAGAAGAACAAGCGAAAGATTACGGACATACGAAAGCAAGAGAATTAGGTTTTCTAGCAGTTCACGGATTACTGCATTTGCTTGGTTATGATCATATGGAGCCTGACGAGGAAAAAGTAATGTTTGGCTTACAAAAAGAAGTGTTGGATGCTTATGGACTCGAAAGATAG
- a CDS encoding HD family phosphohydrolase — protein sequence MKLAKKWKDWYIESGKKYLFPLLLICFAVVAYFLVCQMTKPESYNVKLFQVAEKTIRSPQTVEDTEKTKEERTKASNAVEDVYVYNRETGQNRVALIQSLFAYVIEVNSEAEENDKKNKEKAAKDKEPAPAPTTTETKLKNLKSKLSSNVSEKITSNISDEVFTTLIEADSKDFNVMEDVITTEVAKTMENKIRDENLNAAKIRARDDIELSAISSYYKNVSKVLVSYAIVPNEIYNEEQTDERRKEAAQSVVPVKILQGQVIVQEGQIVDRETYRQLNMLHLLDQKMPVKQYAGFAVFIIVLAALLFLYTKKQTISKAKKIQTMLIFSSVYVVSLFMLMIILFLENQNIFNIAFLFPAAFAPMILKILLNEKYAFLSVLYIAVTSLFAFQNDSTSGIAIFILLSGITSVVALRDYSRRSAIMFSGFMVGLINMVYVLILLLVNNSTLLQVSTLMAIGYAFLGGFGAFILGVGVIPLFETIFGLLTTSRLVELANPNHPLLKKILMKAPGTYHHSMMVANLAEACADKIGANSLLVRVGCFYHDIGKTLRPPYFVENQLQGINPHDRLTPEQSRDIILSHTKDGAEILKENHMPQPIIDIALQHHGTTLLKYFYYKAKETNPDVKEADFRYSGPKPQTKEIAIINISDSVEAAVRSSSEPTMAKITEIIDGIIKDRFLDGQFTECDITIKEIKIIRDTLIATLNGIYHQRIQYPDDKD from the coding sequence GTGAAGCTAGCCAAGAAATGGAAAGATTGGTACATCGAAAGTGGAAAAAAATACCTTTTCCCACTTCTCCTTATTTGTTTTGCTGTCGTAGCGTATTTCCTTGTCTGCCAAATGACAAAACCGGAATCGTATAATGTAAAGCTATTTCAAGTAGCTGAAAAAACGATTCGATCACCACAGACTGTTGAAGATACGGAGAAAACAAAAGAAGAACGGACTAAGGCAAGTAATGCTGTAGAAGATGTGTATGTTTACAACCGTGAAACAGGACAAAATCGAGTAGCATTAATTCAAAGTCTATTCGCTTATGTAATTGAAGTGAATTCTGAAGCAGAAGAAAATGATAAGAAAAATAAAGAAAAAGCAGCAAAAGATAAAGAACCAGCCCCAGCACCAACTACAACAGAAACTAAATTAAAAAACTTAAAAAGCAAATTATCAAGCAATGTATCTGAAAAAATCACTTCGAATATATCAGATGAAGTTTTTACTACTTTAATTGAGGCTGATAGCAAAGATTTTAATGTAATGGAAGACGTTATTACAACCGAAGTAGCGAAAACAATGGAAAATAAAATCCGTGATGAAAATCTCAATGCCGCAAAGATAAGAGCACGAGATGACATCGAATTGTCTGCTATATCTTCTTATTACAAAAACGTATCCAAAGTGCTTGTCTCATACGCAATTGTCCCAAATGAAATTTATAATGAAGAACAAACTGATGAACGGCGCAAAGAAGCTGCCCAATCTGTTGTTCCAGTGAAAATTTTACAAGGTCAAGTAATCGTGCAAGAAGGCCAGATTGTAGACCGAGAAACCTATCGTCAGTTAAACATGCTACATCTATTAGATCAAAAAATGCCAGTCAAACAATATGCTGGCTTTGCCGTTTTTATTATTGTACTTGCAGCACTTCTATTCTTATATACAAAAAAACAAACCATTTCAAAAGCAAAAAAAATACAAACGATGCTGATTTTTTCTTCTGTATATGTCGTTTCTTTATTCATGTTAATGATTATTTTGTTTTTAGAAAATCAGAATATATTTAATATCGCCTTTTTATTCCCAGCAGCATTTGCACCGATGATACTTAAAATCTTACTGAATGAGAAGTATGCCTTTTTAAGTGTGCTATATATTGCTGTAACTAGTTTGTTTGCATTTCAAAATGATTCAACTAGTGGAATTGCGATTTTCATTTTATTAAGTGGAATTACGAGTGTAGTAGCTTTACGGGATTATAGTCGACGTTCTGCCATCATGTTTTCAGGCTTTATGGTAGGTTTAATCAATATGGTATATGTCTTGATTTTATTGTTAGTTAATAATAGTACGCTACTTCAAGTGTCTACTTTAATGGCAATTGGTTATGCCTTTTTAGGAGGATTTGGTGCATTTATTCTCGGTGTCGGAGTTATTCCACTCTTTGAAACTATTTTTGGTTTATTAACTACGAGCCGATTAGTAGAACTAGCGAATCCGAATCATCCACTGCTCAAAAAAATATTGATGAAAGCTCCAGGAACTTATCACCACAGCATGATGGTTGCGAATTTAGCTGAAGCATGTGCGGATAAAATTGGAGCAAATAGTTTACTTGTCCGCGTTGGTTGTTTTTATCATGATATTGGTAAAACATTACGTCCGCCGTATTTTGTGGAGAACCAATTGCAAGGGATTAACCCGCATGATAGGCTGACACCAGAGCAAAGTCGTGATATAATTCTTTCGCATACTAAAGACGGGGCGGAAATATTAAAAGAAAATCATATGCCTCAACCGATTATTGACATTGCTTTACAACATCACGGGACAACGTTACTTAAATACTTTTATTATAAAGCTAAAGAAACAAACCCAGATGTAAAAGAAGCAGATTTCCGTTATAGTGGGCCAAAACCTCAAACAAAAGAAATTGCGATAATCAATATTTCTGATAGTGTGGAAGCGGCTGTTCGTTCTTCCTCAGAACCTACAATGGCCAAAATAACAGAAATTATCGATGGAATTATTAAAGATCGTTTCCTAGATGGGCAATTTACTGAATGCGATATTACCATCAAAGAAATTAAAATTATTCGTGACACTCTAATTGCCACATTGAACGGAATATATCATCAACGAATTCAATATCCTGATGACAAAGATTGA
- a CDS encoding PhoH family protein, producing the protein MLNEFNEVVELSDDTNIQDLFGNNNKNIDLLEELLQVKIITRGEALSITGEEEAVQHTIAVLNELILTVKRGIHIDGRDIAQAVKMQRNGTLIYFHTLFEEEITKNAKGTPIRPKTFGQRTYIQMIKKHDIVFGVGPAGTGKTYLAVVMAVDAWKKGKVSKIILTRPAVEAGESLGFLPGDLKEKVDPYLRPVYDALYDIFGTEHTTRLMDRGVIEIAPLAYMRGRTLDHAFVILDEAQNTTIAQMKMFLTRLGYDSKMIVNGDMTQIDLPKGATSGLVNAEQVLKDVKDIGFVYFEHHDVVRHPLVAEIIKAYEGKQN; encoded by the coding sequence ATGCTAAATGAATTTAATGAAGTAGTCGAATTATCTGATGACACAAACATCCAAGATTTATTCGGCAATAATAATAAAAATATCGATCTTTTAGAAGAATTGCTTCAAGTAAAAATTATTACACGGGGAGAAGCACTTTCTATCACTGGAGAAGAAGAAGCTGTCCAGCACACTATTGCTGTTTTAAACGAACTTATCTTAACTGTAAAACGCGGCATTCATATTGATGGCCGTGATATAGCTCAAGCAGTAAAAATGCAAAGAAATGGCACACTCATATATTTCCATACTCTTTTTGAAGAAGAAATCACTAAAAATGCCAAAGGAACACCTATTAGACCTAAAACATTTGGCCAAAGAACTTACATTCAAATGATAAAAAAACATGATATCGTTTTTGGTGTTGGACCAGCAGGAACAGGAAAAACCTATCTTGCCGTTGTAATGGCAGTAGACGCATGGAAAAAAGGAAAAGTTAGCAAAATCATTTTGACTAGACCGGCCGTTGAAGCAGGTGAAAGCTTAGGTTTTCTACCAGGTGACTTAAAAGAAAAAGTAGATCCTTATTTACGACCTGTATACGACGCGCTATACGATATTTTTGGTACAGAGCATACAACAAGATTAATGGATCGTGGCGTTATTGAGATAGCTCCTCTGGCTTATATGAGGGGACGTACACTGGATCATGCTTTTGTTATCCTAGATGAGGCGCAAAACACTACCATTGCTCAAATGAAAATGTTTTTAACACGTCTTGGTTATGACTCTAAAATGATTGTCAACGGTGATATGACACAAATTGATTTACCAAAAGGTGCAACTAGTGGTCTTGTTAACGCGGAACAAGTTTTAAAAGATGTTAAAGACATTGGTTTTGTTTACTTTGAACACCATGATGTAGTAAGACATCCTTTAGTAGCTGAAATTATTAAAGCGTACGAAGGGAAACAAAATTAG
- a CDS encoding GatB/YqeY domain-containing protein codes for MTLLDKLNEDMKQAMRDKEKEKLSVIRMLKAALQNEAIHQGVKDLTPDDEVTVISRELKQRRDSLAEFDKAGRSDLSDKVRSEIVIVEDYAPKQLTPEELENIVKATIEEVGASSKADFGKVMSAIMPKVKGKADGGAVNQFVKKYLS; via the coding sequence TTGACACTGCTTGACAAGTTAAATGAAGATATGAAGCAAGCGATGCGCGATAAAGAAAAAGAAAAACTTTCCGTTATTCGCATGTTAAAAGCAGCTTTACAAAACGAAGCAATTCACCAAGGTGTGAAAGATCTTACTCCGGATGATGAAGTAACCGTGATTTCCCGCGAACTCAAACAACGCAGAGATTCTCTAGCCGAGTTTGACAAAGCAGGACGTAGCGACCTTTCTGATAAAGTCCGTTCCGAGATTGTCATTGTTGAGGACTATGCGCCGAAACAATTGACTCCTGAAGAGCTTGAGAACATTGTGAAAGCAACTATCGAAGAAGTTGGCGCATCTAGTAAAGCTGATTTCGGCAAAGTAATGTCCGCAATTATGCCTAAAGTAAAAGGCAAAGCTGACGGCGGTGCTGTTAACCAATTCGTAAAAAAATATCTTTCATAA
- the rpsU gene encoding 30S ribosomal protein S21, producing MSKTVVRKNESLEDALRRFKRTVSKSGTLQESRKREFYEKPSVKRKKKSEAARKRKF from the coding sequence ATGTCAAAAACAGTAGTTCGTAAAAACGAATCGCTTGAAGATGCTCTTCGTCGCTTTAAACGTACTGTTTCCAAAAGTGGAACTTTGCAAGAATCCAGAAAGCGCGAATTTTATGAAAAACCAAGCGTAAAACGTAAGAAAAAATCCGAAGCAGCAAGAAAACGCAAATTCTAA
- a CDS encoding 16S rRNA (uracil(1498)-N(3))-methyltransferase — MQRYFVNYELENDNDTLSITGENFHHIARVMRMKESDQVFIVFPSKKTCIAAITAINEEEVLLNLVKWLEEDTELPIEITIASGLPKGDKLELIIQKSTELGAHKFIPYKAERSVVKWDDKKVIKKIERLQKIAQEAAEQSHRTVIPEVHYAASFKELMFDHVHYDYVIAAYEESAREGEDSALASLFQTMKPGQSVLCIFGPEGGISEKELLLLQEVNAKLAGLGPRILRTETAPLYVLSAASFYFDLYENKNR; from the coding sequence ATGCAACGTTATTTTGTAAATTATGAGCTAGAAAACGATAACGATACACTAAGCATTACAGGAGAAAATTTTCATCATATTGCACGTGTTATGCGGATGAAAGAATCCGACCAAGTTTTCATTGTTTTTCCGAGCAAAAAAACATGTATCGCGGCTATTACGGCAATAAATGAGGAAGAGGTATTATTAAATCTAGTGAAATGGCTGGAAGAAGATACCGAATTGCCCATTGAAATCACTATTGCGAGCGGCCTACCGAAAGGCGACAAACTAGAACTCATCATTCAAAAAAGTACAGAACTCGGTGCACATAAATTCATCCCTTATAAAGCCGAACGTTCTGTAGTGAAATGGGATGATAAAAAAGTCATCAAAAAAATCGAGCGCCTTCAAAAAATTGCGCAAGAAGCGGCTGAACAATCGCACCGGACTGTCATTCCAGAAGTTCATTATGCTGCTAGTTTCAAAGAATTAATGTTTGACCATGTTCACTATGACTATGTTATCGCCGCATATGAAGAGAGTGCCCGAGAAGGCGAGGATAGTGCGCTTGCTAGCTTATTTCAAACAATGAAGCCTGGACAGTCTGTTTTGTGTATTTTTGGACCAGAAGGCGGCATTAGTGAAAAAGAGCTGTTGCTTCTTCAAGAAGTAAATGCCAAACTTGCCGGACTCGGCCCAAGAATTTTAAGAACAGAAACTGCTCCGCTCTATGTATTATCAGCTGCTTCTTTCTATTTTGACCTTTACGAAAATAAAAATCGTTAA
- the prmA gene encoding 50S ribosomal protein L11 methyltransferase: MEWSEVEVHTTNEAVEPVANVLTEFGAAGVSIEDVADFLREREDKFGEIYALKREDYPEDGVIIKAYFLKTTEFVEQIPEIEQTLKNLTTFDIPLGKFQFVVNDVDDEEWATAWKKYYHPVQITDRITIVPSWESYTPSANEIIIELDPGMAFGTGTHPTTQLCIRALSDYLQPGDELIDVGTGSGVLSIASAKLGAKSILATDLDEIATRAAEENIRLNKTENIITVKQNNLLQDINKSDVDIVVANILAEVILLFPEDVYKALKPGGIFIASGIIEDKAKVVEEALKNAGLIIEKIEQQGDWVAIISKRGVE; encoded by the coding sequence ATGGAATGGTCAGAAGTAGAAGTCCATACAACAAACGAAGCAGTGGAGCCAGTTGCAAATGTTTTAACGGAGTTCGGGGCAGCGGGAGTTTCTATTGAAGATGTAGCAGACTTTTTACGCGAACGAGAAGATAAATTCGGTGAAATTTATGCATTAAAACGAGAAGATTATCCAGAAGATGGCGTTATCATCAAAGCTTACTTCTTAAAAACCACGGAATTTGTCGAGCAAATCCCAGAAATCGAACAAACTTTGAAGAACCTTACAACCTTTGATATTCCTCTTGGTAAATTTCAATTTGTTGTGAATGATGTAGACGATGAAGAATGGGCAACTGCTTGGAAAAAATACTATCATCCTGTTCAAATCACAGACCGTATCACGATTGTACCAAGTTGGGAATCTTATACACCATCTGCTAACGAAATAATCATTGAGCTAGATCCAGGAATGGCTTTCGGTACTGGGACACATCCGACAACACAACTTTGTATCCGTGCGCTAAGTGATTATTTACAACCAGGTGATGAACTCATTGACGTTGGCACGGGTTCCGGTGTGTTAAGTATTGCTAGCGCCAAACTTGGAGCAAAATCCATTTTAGCAACAGACCTCGACGAAATTGCTACTCGCGCTGCAGAAGAAAATATTCGTTTAAATAAAACAGAAAATATCATTACCGTAAAGCAAAATAATCTCCTTCAAGATATTAATAAATCCGATGTAGATATTGTCGTAGCCAACATTTTAGCAGAAGTTATTTTACTTTTCCCGGAAGATGTTTATAAAGCACTTAAACCAGGCGGAATTTTCATTGCTTCAGGAATTATTGAAGACAAAGCCAAAGTAGTAGAAGAAGCGCTGAAAAACGCTGGGCTTATCATCGAAAAAATCGAGCAACAAGGGGACTGGGTTGCAATCATTTCCAAACGAGGAGTGGAATAA